CGACGCCGTGCGCCGTTACGAAGCGGAAGGGTCGGTCGTCCGCCTGCCGCGCCACGATTTCGTCACGCTGCTGCTCGACGGGCGCGCCTGCGGCGGCGCGCTGCTGCGCGACCGCTTCGACGGTTCCCTGTCGGAGCTCAGCGCCGACGCGGTGATCATGGCAACCGGCGGCATGCACGGCCTTTTTTCCGACACCACCGGCTCGCTCAACAACACGGGCGAAGCCGCGGCCGAACTGTTCCGCCTCGGCGCGCCGATCGCCGACGGCGAGTTCATCCAGTACCACCCCACCACCGTGTCCGCCTCGGGCAAACGGCATCTGATCAGCGAGGCCGCGCGCGGCGAGGGCGGGCGGCTCTTCACGATACGGGACGGCGCGCGCTGGTACTTCATGGAAGAAAAATATCCCGAGCTGGGCAACCTGATGCCGCGCGACGTCACCGCGCGCGAGATCTGGCGGGCGCGGCGCGGCGGCCCCGTGTTCCTCGACCTCACGGAACTGCCCGAGAGCGTGATGAGCCGCAAACTGGCCGGCGTGGTCGAAACCTGCCTCACCTACCTGCGCCTCGACCCGCGCGAGCGCCCCATCCCCGTCGAGCCGGGGCTGCATTACTTCATGGGCGGCCTCAAGGTGGACGCCGCGCACCGCGTCGC
Above is a window of Pyramidobacter piscolens W5455 DNA encoding:
- a CDS encoding FAD-binding protein, translated to MKTVLIVGAGLAGLSAALTAAEKGHRAALASSMPSERAQSVMAEGGINAALNVKGEDDSPEQHFADTYKAGCELADAAALRGMTEAAPGIVRRLLEMGTQFNRINGEIDQRNFGGQKKKRTAFAQSGTGKQIMTALIDAVRRYEAEGSVVRLPRHDFVTLLLDGRACGGALLRDRFDGSLSELSADAVIMATGGMHGLFSDTTGSLNNTGEAAAELFRLGAPIADGEFIQYHPTTVSASGKRHLISEAARGEGGRLFTIRDGARWYFMEEKYPELGNLMPRDVTAREIWRARRGGPVFLDLTELPESVMSRKLAGVVETCLTYLRLDPRERPIPVEPGLHYFMGGLKVDAAHRVAGFENLYAAGECASLYHGANRLGGNSLLGAIYGGQVAARTALG